The following proteins are encoded in a genomic region of Mycolicibacterium rutilum:
- a CDS encoding CaiB/BaiF CoA transferase family protein, whose amino-acid sequence MSVAGPLDGIRVIEVGTLISGPFAGRLLGDMGAEVVKIEPPGAPDPLRTWGQAELDGHHFFWTVHARNKKAVTLNLRTEAGRALFLDLVERSDIIVENFRPGTLEKWNLGYEVLRERNRGIILVRVSGYGQTGPEAHKAGYASVAEAASGLRHMNGFPGGPPPRLALSLGDSLAGMFAAQGALAALYRRSVTGEGQVVDAALTEACLAVQESTIPDYDVGGVVRGPSGTRLEGIAPSNIYRSADGSWVVIAANQDTVFRRLCDAMGRPELATDDRFANHVARGRNQDELDKIIGDWAAERGPDDIIETLSAAGVIAGPINTVAEVVKDPQLRARGMLVEHFDERVDRPVLGPGVVPVLSETPGTVRSAGPARPGQHNDEIYRGLLGKTAAELEAWQSEGVL is encoded by the coding sequence ATGAGCGTCGCGGGGCCCCTGGACGGTATCCGGGTCATCGAGGTCGGCACGCTGATCTCCGGGCCGTTCGCCGGACGGCTGCTCGGTGACATGGGCGCCGAGGTCGTCAAGATCGAGCCGCCCGGCGCGCCGGACCCGTTGCGCACCTGGGGGCAGGCCGAACTCGACGGGCACCACTTCTTCTGGACGGTGCACGCCCGCAACAAGAAAGCCGTCACGCTGAACCTGCGGACGGAGGCCGGGCGGGCCCTGTTCCTCGACCTCGTCGAGCGCTCCGACATCATCGTCGAGAATTTCCGCCCCGGAACGCTGGAGAAGTGGAACCTCGGCTACGAGGTGCTGCGCGAGCGCAACCGCGGGATCATCCTGGTCCGCGTCTCCGGTTACGGGCAGACGGGTCCGGAGGCGCACAAGGCCGGGTATGCGTCGGTCGCCGAGGCCGCCAGCGGGCTGCGGCACATGAACGGCTTTCCCGGCGGGCCGCCTCCACGACTGGCGCTGTCGCTGGGCGACAGCCTGGCCGGCATGTTCGCCGCGCAGGGGGCGCTGGCGGCGCTCTATCGCCGGTCGGTCACCGGCGAAGGGCAGGTCGTCGACGCCGCACTGACCGAGGCGTGCCTGGCGGTGCAGGAGTCCACGATCCCCGACTACGACGTCGGCGGCGTGGTGCGCGGACCGTCGGGCACCCGATTGGAGGGCATCGCGCCGTCGAACATCTACCGCAGCGCCGACGGCAGCTGGGTGGTGATCGCTGCGAACCAGGACACCGTGTTCCGCCGGTTGTGCGACGCGATGGGCCGTCCCGAGCTGGCGACCGACGACCGGTTCGCCAACCATGTCGCCCGCGGCCGCAACCAGGACGAGCTCGACAAGATCATCGGCGACTGGGCCGCCGAGCGCGGGCCCGACGACATCATCGAAACCCTCTCGGCCGCAGGCGTTATCGCCGGTCCCATCAATACGGTCGCCGAGGTGGTCAAGGACCCGCAACTGCGGGCGCGCGGGATGCTCGTCGAGCACTTCGACGAACGGGTCGACCGCCCCGTGCTGGGCCCCGGCGTCGTGCCGGTGCTGTCGGAGACGCCGGGCACCGTGCGCTCGGCGGGACCCGCCAGGCCCGGCCAGCACAACGACGAGATCTACCGCGGACTGCTCGGCAAGACCGCAGCCGAACTCGAGGCGTGGCAGTCGGAGGGAGTGCTGTGA